The Streptomyces racemochromogenes DNA segment CCGTCGCACCCCCGGAGGCCAGGAACGGTATTCGGGCAGCGGAAATCGGTCTCACTCGGGGCTCCTCGAGAGGGCCACCGGGACCTTCGGGCCCCGGTGGCTGCCGGATCTGACGGTCTGAAGGCTAGGAGCGGGCCCCCCGCCCGGACGTCCGCTGACGGTTTGAGCTTCGCGACGGCCTCCGTCATCCCAGGAGTTGACCTCCGGGGCCGTCTCAACCCGGCGGTTGACGTCCGGGGCACACCCCCGGGTTGACCCGGCGGGCCCCGCCCCGCCGCCCCGCGCAGATCAACCCCACGGTGGACGACGCACCCGCCGGATCCGCATACCTTCCAGCGATGAGCACCCGGTCACGCCTGCGGCAGGTCCTCCTCGACAGCGCGCTCCCCGTCGTCCTGGCGGTGGGCGGGTGCGTGGCGGGGGAGGAGTACCCCCATGGCGACTGGGCGCCGTTCGACGTCCTGGCGTACCTGCTCACCTGCCTCACGGCGCTGCCGCTCGTCGTCCGGCGGGCACGGCCGATGACGGCGCTGACCCTCTGCTGCCTCGGGTACTCGCTCTACCTCGGCGCCGGCCACCAGCCGTCGCTGAACTGGTGGGCGATCCCCGTCGCCCTGGTCAACGCGGCGTCCCGGTGCCCGCTGCGGGTGTCGGTGCCCGGCGCCGGCCTCGCCGCGGCGACCGTGCTGCTCAGCGGGCTCGCGGGTGGCCTCAGCCCGCTGCTGGTCCTCGGACAGGCCGTGATCGTCCCCGTCATCTGCCTGGTCTTCGGCCGCGGACGGCGGCAGGTCGCCCTGCAGAACGCCGAACTCGTCAGACTCGCGGCGGCGCTCGCCCACGAGCAGCGCGAGCGGGCCCGGCGCGCGGTGGTCGACGAGCGGATCCACATCGCGCGCGAGCTGCACGACGTGGTCGCCCACCACATGTCGGTGATCTCCGTCCAGGCCGGTCTCGCCGACTACGTCTTCGCCTCGGACCCCGCCACCGCCCGCTCGGCACTCACCACGATCGCCGGCGCCAGCCGCGACGCCCTGGGCGAACTGCGCAGGCTGCTCACCGTGCTCCGCGTCGACCTGGGCCCGGAGGACGACCCCTCGTCCGCGCCGCTCGGCCCGCTGCCGGAACTCAGCCGGGTGGAGGAGCTCGTTCGGCGGGTCGGGGCGGCGGGGGTGAGCGTCGACATACGGACAACGGGAGTGCCGCGCAAGCTCGACCCGGGCCTGGAGGTGTGTGCCTACCGGGTACTCCAGGAGGCCCTCACCAATGTGGTGAAACACGCCCGTTGCGCCCGCGTGGAGGTGCGGATCGCCTATCTGGCCGACCGGTTGACCGTCTCGGTGCGCGACGACGGCGGCGAGGGGAAACCGGCCATCCCCGCCCCCGGTTCCGGGCACGGGTTGATCGGCATGCGGGAACGGGTGAGGATCTGCGGCGGCAGGCTGTCCGCCGGGCCTTCGAGTGAAGGGGGATTCGAGGTCCGCCTCTCCCTTCCGACCGGCTCGGAGCTCCCGGAGGACGCATGGCGCCCGGCCGCGACCGGACATGAGGGGGACGACAGTGACGGACGTGCTCGTTGTCGATGATCAGGACCTGATCCGGGGAGGCATCGCCGCACTCCTGCGCGCCGCACCCGGGTTCACCGGGGTCGCCGAGGCCTCGGACGGCGAGTCCGCCGTGGCCGCCGCACTGGCCCACCGGCCCGACGTGATCCTCATGGACATCCGCCTCCCGGGCATCGACGGCATCACCGCGGCCGAACGCATCCTCGCCGGCCAGCAGGGCACCCGGTCGCGCATCATCGTGCTCACCACCTTCGACGTGGACGAGTACGTGTACGCGGCGCTGCGCGCGGGCGCGAGCGGCTTCCTCCTCAAGGACACCCCGCCCGAGCGGCTGATCTCCGCGGTGACCACGATCGCCGGCGGCGACATGCTGTTCGCGCCCGCCGTCACCAGGCGCCTCATCGAGGCCTACAGCGCGCGCACCGAGGGCCCCGGCGGAGACGACCGCACCCTGGCGCTGCTCACCAACCGGGAACAGGATGTGCTGCGGCTCGTGGCCAGGGGGCTCGGCAACGACGAGATCGCCGCCGAACTCGTCGTCACCGAGGCCACCGTCAAGACCCACCTGCACCGCACGATGACCAAGCTCGGCCTGCGCAGCCGTGCCCAGGCGGTCGCCGTCGCGTACGAAGCCGGACTGGTGGTTCCGGGGAGGCCCGTCGGTCACCCCTGCTGACCCCTCGCCGGGCCGAAACGGAAGGGCGGGGCGGCCCGCGGCCCGCCCCGTTCCTTGATCATCAGGGTGGAAGCGGAAGCCGTGGGCGCCCCAATCCCGCTGCTCGGCGGGCCCGTTGGGGGCCGCGTGCCCTTGTGCGCACCTCGGTGACGTGACCGGCATGTTCGTGTGTTCCGCCAGTACGAAGTCCCGTCGCCCACGCAGCAGACTTCCCGCCGGGGGCCGCGGCTCGTCATGGGAGCCGACGCCACAGAACGATGGGGGAACCACGCGATGAGTGGTCAGCTGTACGACGGAATCGGCGAAGCGTTCGAAGGCTTCAAGACCCTGCCCATCATCCGCTACGCCGAGGTACCGGGCTTCCTCGGCCTGGTCGGCGACGTCACCGGCAAGTCCGTGCTCGACATCGCCTGCGGCACCGGCTTCTACAGCCGTGAGCTCAAGCGCCGCGGCGCCACCCGCGTCCTCGGCTTCGACATCTCCGGCGCGATGGTCGACGCGGCCAAGGCGATCGAGGACGCCCGTCCGCTCGGCATCGACTACGAGGTCGCGGACACGGCCGCCCTGCGCGAGTTCGACGAGCCCTTCGACGTGGCCGTCGCCGTGCAGGCGTTCAACTACGCGGGCGACGTCGCCGAGATCGAGCGGATGATGCGCAACATCCGGCGCAGCCTCGTCGCCGGTGCCGCGTTCCACCTGTTCGTGCAGGACCCCGGCTACGACTTCGGCGGCCCGTCGCTGGAGAAGTACGGGTTCCTGCTCGAACCGACCGGCAAGGACAACGAGATCGGCGTCGGCATCCGGCTCACCGCGCTGCTCGACCCGCCGGTCTCCTTCGAGGCCACCGTGCCCTCCCGGACGACGTACGAGCAGACCCTGAAGGCGGCCGGGTTCAGCGGCATCGAGTGGGTCACCCTCGAAGTCTCGGACACCGGCCTGGAGGAGTTCGGCGAGGAGTACTGGGCGGACTACACTTCCAACCGCCCGCTGACGATGATCCGCTGCACGGCCTGACCGACGTGGCGGACCCCGGCCCGGCCCGCGGCGCGGCCGCATGCCGGTTTCGCCGATGCCGCCCGGGGGAACGCGCCGTTGGTTAGGGTTTTGGCGTGTTTGGAATCCTGCAGAAGGACCGCGGGCCGGCTCCCGCGGTGGTGCCCCCGTCGTTACGCGCGTGGCTCGGGCTGATCGCCGTCCTCGCCGCCCTGGTCGTCCTCGGGCTCGGGGTGCTGTACGCCGGTGCCGGCGAGCCCGGCGCGATGGACGAGCGGATCGGGACGGCGCTGTACGGGGTGGGGCCCTCCTGGCGGTACGTCGCCCTGGCCACCGACTTCCTGGGGGAGCCCGCCGGAGCCGCGGTGCTGGTCGGGGCCGCCGTGACGGGCTGCCTGCTGCTGCGCAGGCCCCGTGCGGCGGTGCTCGTCGTGGCCGGGGCCGCGCTGGCCGTGGGGACGGCGACGCTGCTCAAGTCCGTGGTGGGACGCACCATCCACGGCGGCAACCTGTCCTTCCCGAGCGGGCACACCGCCTTCGCCACCGCGCTCGCCCTCGTGGCCGCGCTGCTGGCGACCGGCCGGCTCGGCCTCGGCAGGACGGCCGGCACCTCGCTCGTGCTCGCCGCGGCGCTGCTCGCCGGCGCCGCCATGGGCTGGGCGCAGGTCGCCCTGGGCGCCCACTACCCGACCGACGTGCTGGGCGGCTGGTGCACCGCGCTGGCGGTGGTCCCGGCGACCGCGTGGCTGGTCGACCGGGCGGCCGACGGCGGCCGGCGCGGGCGCCGCTGACACCACGCCGCCCCGCCGGCCGCCCCGCCCCGACTCAGCCCACCTCAATCCACCTCACGAGCCTCACGCCAGGCGGCGGAACACCGGCTTGACCGGCCGTCCCCCCAGCCAGGGACCGGGGTCGCCGGCGTCCAGCGCCTTGCGGTACACCGCGCACGCCTGGGCCACCACGTCGACGGTGTGGTCGATGTCGGCGTCACTGAGCGCGCTGCTCACCACGAACGACGGGGCCAGCACCCCGCCCGCCAGGAGCCGGCGCAGGAACAGGGTGCGGTACTCCTGCGACGGCCGCCCGTCCCCGTCGAGGGTGGCGAAGACCAGGTTGCTGGCCCGGCCCCGGACGACCACGTGGTCACCGACGCCCATGCCCGCCGCCGCTTCCCGCACCCCGGCCGCCAGCCGCTCGCCGAGGGCGTGCAGCCGCGCCGTGACGCCCTCCTCGGTGTAGGCGGCCTGCACGGCCATCGCGGCCGCCAGGGAGTGCGTCTCCGCGCCGTGCGTGGTGGACAGCAGGAACACCCGGTCGCCGGAGTGGCGAAGCCCGCCCCGCTCCATCAGCTCGCGGCGCCCGGCCAGCGCGGAGACGGCGAAGCCGTTGCCCAGCGCCTTGCCGAACGTGGAGAGGTCCGGGACCACGCCGTACAGGCCCTGGGCGCCCGCCTCCGACCAGCGGAACCCGGTGATCATCTCGTCGAAGACCAGGACGCAGCCGTGCCGGTCGGCCAGTGCGCGCAGTCCGGCGAGGTATCCGGGCGGCGGCTCGCTGTGGGTGGCGGGTTCGAGGATCAGACACGCGACCTCACCCCGGTACCGGCTGAGGATCTCCTCCGTGGCCGCCAGGTCGCCGTACGGGAACGTCACGGTGAGCTCGTTGACCTCGTCCGGGATGCCGGCGGACATCGGCGTGGTGCCGATGAACCAGTCGTCCGTGGAGAAGAACGGATGGTCGGCGCAGATCGCCACCCGCCGGCGCCCGGTCGCGGCGCGGGCGAGGCGCAGGGCGGCGGTCGTGGCGTCGGAGCCGTTCTTCGCGAACTTCACCATCTCCGCGGTCGGCACCGTCGCGAGGAAGCGCTCCGCGGCCTCGACCTCCACGACCGAGGGGCGTACGAAGTTGCCGCCCCGGTCGAGTTCGCGCCGTACGGCCTCCGTCACGCGCGGGTGGGCGTGCCCGAGGCTGACCGACCGCAGGCCGGAGCCGTACTCGACGTAGCGGTTGCCGTCCACGTCCCACACGTGGGCGCCACGGCCGTGGCTGATGACCGGCGCCAGGTCCTCGGGGTACTGGTCGTCGCCCTTGGCGTAGGTGTGCGCGCCCCCGGGGACCAGGGCGTGCAGCCGCTCGTTCGCCGCCCGCGACCGTGGCAGCGCGAACTCTCGGATGTCTTCGGTGTCCACGCCGGCCTCAGCTCTCGTTCTGCTTCAGGACCTCGGCGAGGCTCGGAGCCTCCCGGTCCCGCTGGGACATCAGGGTCGCCGGCAGCGGCCACGGAATGGCCAGCTCCGGGTCGTCGAAGGCGATCGTCACGTCCTCGGCGGGGTCGTGCGGGCGGTCGATCCGGTACGAGGTGTCGGCGGTCTCGGTCAGCGCCTGGAAGCCGTGCGCGCACCCCGCCGGGATGTACACGGTCGCCTGCGTCTCGCCGGACAGCTCGAAGAAGGCCCGTCCCAGGTACGTCGGGGAGTCCGGGCGCAGGTCCACGACCACGTCGAAGACGCTCCCGTACGAGCACCGCACCAGCTTGGCCTCGCCGGCGCCGGAGCGCAGGTGCAGCCCGCGCAGCACGCCCCGCACCGAACGGGACACGCTGTCCTGGACGAACGCCTGCGGGTCGAGGCCCACCGAGCGGAGCACCTCGGCGTCGAAGGTGCGGCAGAAGAAGCCGCGCTCGTCGGCGTACGGCGTCGGTTCGAACAGGTACGCGCCGGCGATCGCCGGGACTTCGGTCGCTTTCATCGGGTCTCCCGCGTGGCGTGGGCGTGGGCGTGGCCGGGGGTGCGGGCCCGGCCCCGGGCGGCACGGCCGGCCGCCGGGAACAGGGCCGCGGTCAGGGCGGAGAACTGGTCCTCCAGGAGCCGGGCGGCGGCCAGGTTCCGCTCGGCGAGGGTCCGCCGCAGCTCGGCCGACCGCGCCTCCAGCTCCCGGAACTGGCCGAGCAGCCGGTCGGCGTCGACCGCGCGGGCCGGGTGGCGGAACGCGTCCAGTCCCATCCGGGCCATCAGCGCGTCGCTCTTCGCCGCGTAGCTCAGCGCGAGCGTCGGGGTGCCGGCCTTCAGCGCGCAGACCAGGTTGTGGTAGCGGGTCGCCACCACGGCGTCGGCCGCCGCCGCCTCCTTCATCAGGCCCTCCAGCGAGTCCGCCCCGGCGGCGGTGACCAGCGGCGAGTCCACCGCTTCGAGGACCGCCTCGACCACCGGGGCGTCGCACGCGTCACCGGTGAGCAGCCGGACCGGCCTGCCCTCGGCGACCAGCGCCCGGACGAACCGGGTCGTCCCCTCCAGGTAGCGCCGGTGGATCTCCTCGGCCCGCGCCCGGTCGTCGTTGCCTCCGTGGAAGTCCATGACACCCACGCAGACCACCCCCGGCGCGTCCGCGGGAGCGTCCGCCGGCGTACCCGCCGGCGGCGTCGGCAGGGCGAACGCGAGGTCGGGGTAGACCTCGTCGCCCGAGGTGTCCACGCCCATCTCCCGCATCGCGTCGCGCGACAGGCCGTCCCGGTACGACCGGTACGCGGCCAGCCGGGCCGACCAGCGCACCAGCGCCCGGGTCGGCCGGTCGGCGATCGGGGCGGCGCCCACGCCGACCAGCGCGACCGGGGTGCCGAGCAGCCGCCCGCTCGCGCAGAGCAGCAGCAGCGAGTACGGGAAGCCCCACGGCCGCAGCGGGAGCGTGGCCTCCAGGACGCCCATGCCCGGCACGATCACCACGTCGTGCCGGCGCACCCAGGCCGCGGTGCGCAGCACGTCGACCAGTTTGCCCAGCCCCTTGCCGGCGACCGCCCCCGCCCGGGACGCGGTCCGGTACTCGCCCCGGTACCAGTGCAGCCGCGTCGCGGGGATCCCGTACCGGGCCGAGACGACCTCGGGCCCGCCGCACAGGGCGTCCACGGCCGCCTCCGGGTGCGCCCCGCGCAGGTACCCGAGCACGGCCTCCAGCGACCCGTCGTTGCCGAGGTTCCCCGAGCCGAGCAGCCCGAACACCCCCACCCGCACCGGGGATCCGCCCGCGGCGCTCACGCCCTCCTCCCCTCGCGCCCGGCGACGAGCTCGTCGACGGAGACCGCGAGCCGGGCCGGGACGACCGGCGCCCGGTCCTCGACCCGCTCGCCGGCCCCCGGCCGGGCCCGGCTGGCCATCCACACCGCCAGGTGGCGGTAGCAGGCCCGCCGGTCGGCCGCCGACAGCGGAGCCCGCCCGATCGCCCCGAGGAACCCCAGGACGTACTCGGCGAGCAGCCGGGGCGTCGGGTGCAGCACGCCCGCCCGCCGCGGGTCCAGGTTGACGCACCGCGAGCGCTTGTCCGGGTTCGCCCGCTCGGCGCGCGAGGGATGGTCGCGGCGGAAGTACAGCAGCTCCGGCACCTGGTGGAAGGGCCCGTTCAGGACGATCTCGGCGACGAACGTGCGGTCCGCGTGGTGGTAGCTGTCGTGCGGCTTCACCCGGCGCAGCACGTCGGCCCGCATCACCCCGTAGAAGTCGTCGCCGCCGGGCTCGAACAGGAAGCTGCGGAAGCGCTCCGGCGCGCTCGGCGAGCCGGTGGCGATCCCGTACTCGTACGGGACCTTCACCCGGCCGTCGCCGTCGATGACGGCCTGGCCGCTGTGCGCGAGGATCACCTCCGGCCGCTCGTCCAGCGCCTCCACGCAGCGCCCCAGCAGGTCCCGGGCGTACAGGTCGTCGTGCGAGGCCCACTTGAACAGCTCGCCGCGGCACTGCGCGAACACGTGGTTGTGGTTGGGCGCGGCGCCGATGTTGCGGGGCAGCCGCAGGTAGCGCACGCGCGAGTCCCGCGCGGCGTACTTGAGACAGATGTCCCGGGTCCCGTCGGTGGAGGCGTTGTCGGAGATGACCAGCTCGAAGTCCTCGTAGGTCTGGCCGAGGAGGGCGTCGAGCGACTCGGCGAGGTACTCCTCGCCGTTGTAGACGGGCAGGCCGATGCTCAGCCTGGGACGGTCGTTCATGAGGTCCTCACTTCGCGGATCGAATGCGTGCGCTCGCGCAGGGCGGACCGCAGGTGCAGCCACCACACGGCCGAGCCGCAGGCGGTCGCGGCGGCGACCCCCCCAGGCCGAGCCGACCGTGCCGGCCAGGGCGGCACCGCCGAGCCCGCCCGCGGCGTAACAGGCGGAGGCGAACAACTGGCTGCGCAGGCTGCGCCGGGCCGCGCCGAGCGCGCGCAGCCCGGCCGCCGCGCCGGTGCCCAGGCCCGCGCCCGCGACGCCGAGCGTGGCCGGCACGATCAGCTGCGAGGCCCCCTCCCAGACGTCGCCGAGGACGAGCCCGCCGAGCCCGTCCGGCACCAGCAGCAGGGCCGCGCCCCAGAGCAGCGCGGCGACGGCCTGCACGCCGCCGAGCAGGAGACAGAACACGCCGAGGCGGTGCGGGGCCCGCCGCAGCACCCGGGCCGCCTCGGCGACCGTGACCAGCGACAGCCCCATCAGCACGGCGAGGAACGGTCCGAGCAGCAGCTCGGCGCCCCGGACCACGCCCACCGCGCTGACGCCGACGATCGCGCCGAGCCCGTACGCCCGCAGCTGGCTCGCGCCGCTGACGCAGGTGTTCTCGGCCAGGTACCGGTAGCCCAGGTCGCGGTGGTCGCGGACCCACGCGCGGGCACCGGCCGGGCGGGGCCCGATCCCCGACTGGAAGCAGCCGTACGCCGCGGCCACCGCGGCGGACACGCCCCAGGCGAGGACGAACGCCGCCACGCTGCCCACCCGCGCCGCGACCACCATGGCCGGGACGAGCGCGACGCCCCACACCACGTCGTTGACGAAGGCCTTGCGCCCGGTCCCGGCGGCGAAG contains these protein-coding regions:
- a CDS encoding class I SAM-dependent methyltransferase translates to MSGQLYDGIGEAFEGFKTLPIIRYAEVPGFLGLVGDVTGKSVLDIACGTGFYSRELKRRGATRVLGFDISGAMVDAAKAIEDARPLGIDYEVADTAALREFDEPFDVAVAVQAFNYAGDVAEIERMMRNIRRSLVAGAAFHLFVQDPGYDFGGPSLEKYGFLLEPTGKDNEIGVGIRLTALLDPPVSFEATVPSRTTYEQTLKAAGFSGIEWVTLEVSDTGLEEFGEEYWADYTSNRPLTMIRCTA
- a CDS encoding sensor histidine kinase, whose product is MSTRSRLRQVLLDSALPVVLAVGGCVAGEEYPHGDWAPFDVLAYLLTCLTALPLVVRRARPMTALTLCCLGYSLYLGAGHQPSLNWWAIPVALVNAASRCPLRVSVPGAGLAAATVLLSGLAGGLSPLLVLGQAVIVPVICLVFGRGRRQVALQNAELVRLAAALAHEQRERARRAVVDERIHIARELHDVVAHHMSVISVQAGLADYVFASDPATARSALTTIAGASRDALGELRRLLTVLRVDLGPEDDPSSAPLGPLPELSRVEELVRRVGAAGVSVDIRTTGVPRKLDPGLEVCAYRVLQEALTNVVKHARCARVEVRIAYLADRLTVSVRDDGGEGKPAIPAPGSGHGLIGMRERVRICGGRLSAGPSSEGGFEVRLSLPTGSELPEDAWRPAATGHEGDDSDGRARCR
- the rfbC gene encoding dTDP-4-dehydrorhamnose 3,5-epimerase, producing the protein MKATEVPAIAGAYLFEPTPYADERGFFCRTFDAEVLRSVGLDPQAFVQDSVSRSVRGVLRGLHLRSGAGEAKLVRCSYGSVFDVVVDLRPDSPTYLGRAFFELSGETQATVYIPAGCAHGFQALTETADTSYRIDRPHDPAEDVTIAFDDPELAIPWPLPATLMSQRDREAPSLAEVLKQNES
- a CDS encoding phosphatase PAP2 family protein: MFGILQKDRGPAPAVVPPSLRAWLGLIAVLAALVVLGLGVLYAGAGEPGAMDERIGTALYGVGPSWRYVALATDFLGEPAGAAVLVGAAVTGCLLLRRPRAAVLVVAGAALAVGTATLLKSVVGRTIHGGNLSFPSGHTAFATALALVAALLATGRLGLGRTAGTSLVLAAALLAGAAMGWAQVALGAHYPTDVLGGWCTALAVVPATAWLVDRAADGGRRGRR
- a CDS encoding glycosyltransferase family 2 protein, which gives rise to MNDRPRLSIGLPVYNGEEYLAESLDALLGQTYEDFELVISDNASTDGTRDICLKYAARDSRVRYLRLPRNIGAAPNHNHVFAQCRGELFKWASHDDLYARDLLGRCVEALDERPEVILAHSGQAVIDGDGRVKVPYEYGIATGSPSAPERFRSFLFEPGGDDFYGVMRADVLRRVKPHDSYHHADRTFVAEIVLNGPFHQVPELLYFRRDHPSRAERANPDKRSRCVNLDPRRAGVLHPTPRLLAEYVLGFLGAIGRAPLSAADRRACYRHLAVWMASRARPGAGERVEDRAPVVPARLAVSVDELVAGREGRRA
- a CDS encoding polysaccharide pyruvyl transferase family protein, encoding MSAAGGSPVRVGVFGLLGSGNLGNDGSLEAVLGYLRGAHPEAAVDALCGGPEVVSARYGIPATRLHWYRGEYRTASRAGAVAGKGLGKLVDVLRTAAWVRRHDVVIVPGMGVLEATLPLRPWGFPYSLLLLCASGRLLGTPVALVGVGAAPIADRPTRALVRWSARLAAYRSYRDGLSRDAMREMGVDTSGDEVYPDLAFALPTPPAGTPADAPADAPGVVCVGVMDFHGGNDDRARAEEIHRRYLEGTTRFVRALVAEGRPVRLLTGDACDAPVVEAVLEAVDSPLVTAAGADSLEGLMKEAAAADAVVATRYHNLVCALKAGTPTLALSYAAKSDALMARMGLDAFRHPARAVDADRLLGQFRELEARSAELRRTLAERNLAAARLLEDQFSALTAALFPAAGRAARGRARTPGHAHAHATRETR
- a CDS encoding response regulator; translation: MRGTTVTDVLVVDDQDLIRGGIAALLRAAPGFTGVAEASDGESAVAAALAHRPDVILMDIRLPGIDGITAAERILAGQQGTRSRIIVLTTFDVDEYVYAALRAGASGFLLKDTPPERLISAVTTIAGGDMLFAPAVTRRLIEAYSARTEGPGGDDRTLALLTNREQDVLRLVARGLGNDEIAAELVVTEATVKTHLHRTMTKLGLRSRAQAVAVAYEAGLVVPGRPVGHPC
- a CDS encoding glutamate-1-semialdehyde 2,1-aminomutase — protein: MDTEDIREFALPRSRAANERLHALVPGGAHTYAKGDDQYPEDLAPVISHGRGAHVWDVDGNRYVEYGSGLRSVSLGHAHPRVTEAVRRELDRGGNFVRPSVVEVEAAERFLATVPTAEMVKFAKNGSDATTAALRLARAATGRRRVAICADHPFFSTDDWFIGTTPMSAGIPDEVNELTVTFPYGDLAATEEILSRYRGEVACLILEPATHSEPPPGYLAGLRALADRHGCVLVFDEMITGFRWSEAGAQGLYGVVPDLSTFGKALGNGFAVSALAGRRELMERGGLRHSGDRVFLLSTTHGAETHSLAAAMAVQAAYTEEGVTARLHALGERLAAGVREAAAGMGVGDHVVVRGRASNLVFATLDGDGRPSQEYRTLFLRRLLAGGVLAPSFVVSSALSDADIDHTVDVVAQACAVYRKALDAGDPGPWLGGRPVKPVFRRLA